The genomic window AAGGCGAGGCCGTGGCGCTCCGCGTAGGTCTCCAGCAGGGCGAGATTGTGCTCCAGGGACTCCGCGGAGAGTGCGAGCACGGGTGTGGTGAAACCACCGGTGAAGAGGTTGCGCCGCTGGGCGGCCAGCTCACCGACGGTGAGGCCCTCCGCGTCCGGGGGGAGCGCCTTGAAGCGGTGGTCGACGGTCTCGCGATCGAGCTGTGCGAGGCCGGCGACGGGGTTCTCGGCGGGCATGGTGGGCCTCCTCCACACGGGCGTGCTGCGATGAGATCGCCTCGGATTGCAGCATGTGCAACGGTCATTGCGTATAGCGCTTAACGCTGTCTAACATCCGAGCCGACACCGGGTCAATGGACCCACACGACCTGTGAGGAGCGCCAGAGTGACCGTCGTGACCGGAACCGCAGCCGTGGAGGACGGCGGCGTCCTCGACGCCGTCTGCCTCGGCGAGTCCATGGTCACGTTCCTGCCGTCACGGCCCGGCCGCCTCGCCGACGTGCCGTCCTTCGCGCGCACCATCGGCGGCGCCGAGTCGAACGTGGCGTGCGCGCTGGCCGCGGCGGGGCACTCCGTGAAGTGGGTCAGCCGGGTCGGGGCCGACGGCTTCGGCGACCACCTGATCGCGGCGGTGGCGGCGTACGGCGTCGACACCTCCGCCGTCCGGCGCGACCCGGGACGACCCACGGGCATCTACTTCCGCACCGCCACCGACCGGGCGACCGACGCGCACGAAGTCCTCTACTACCGGGCCGGATCCGCCGCGTCCGCGATGTCCCCGGCGAACGTGACGCACGAGGACCTCGGCGCCGCACGCGTCCTCCATGTCTCCGGCATCACCGCCGCCCTGTCGCCCGACTGCCTCGCCCTGATGCGCGCCCTCACCGCGCCGCGCGCCGGGCGGCCGCTCGTCTCCTTCGACGTCAACCACCGGCCGGGACTGTGGCGCGACGACCCCGCCGTGCTGCTGGAGCTCGCGCGCGGGGCGGACCTCGTCTTCGTCGGCGAGGACGAGGCGGAGGACGCGTGGGGCGTGTGCGGCGGCCCCGCCGCGATCCGGGACGCGCTGCCGGAGCCGGCGGTGCTGGTCGTGAAGCAGGGGGCGAAGGGCGCGGTGGCGTTCAGCCGCTGCGTGGAGCCTTTCCCCACCCCGCCCCTTCCCGCAGTGTCGATGTGCGGCTCCGCCGCGTGGGGGGCAAGCCCCCAGCCCCCCACTGGGGCTCCGCCCCCGAACCCCCGCCGGGGCGCTGCCCCGGACCCCGCGCCTCAAACGCCGGCGAGGCTGAGTGTTCCAGCCCCTCCGGCGTTTGAGGAGCGGGGGTACGGGGGCGGAGCCCCCGAAACCGGCGTCCGGGGCGGAGCCCCGGCGGGGGCTGGGGCGGAGCCCCAGTGCACCTTCGTCCCCGCCCCCCGCGTCGACGTCGTCGCCCCCGTCGGCGCAGGCGACGCCTTCGCCGCCGGGTTCCTCTCGGGCACCCTGCGGGGGCTGCCCATGCGGGAACGGCTGCGGCACGGGCACCTCATGG from Streptomyces sp. FIT100 includes these protein-coding regions:
- a CDS encoding sugar kinase, giving the protein MTGTAAVEDGGVLDAVCLGESMVTFLPSRPGRLADVPSFARTIGGAESNVACALAAAGHSVKWVSRVGADGFGDHLIAAVAAYGVDTSAVRRDPGRPTGIYFRTATDRATDAHEVLYYRAGSAASAMSPANVTHEDLGAARVLHVSGITAALSPDCLALMRALTAPRAGRPLVSFDVNHRPGLWRDDPAVLLELARGADLVFVGEDEAEDAWGVCGGPAAIRDALPEPAVLVVKQGAKGAVAFSRCVEPFPTPPLPAVSMCGSAAWGASPQPPTGAPPPNPRRGAAPDPAPQTPARLSVPAPPAFEERGYGGGAPETGVRGGAPAGAGAEPQCTFVPAPRVDVVAPVGAGDAFAAGFLSGTLRGLPMRERLRHGHLMAAAALTVPGDLGAPPPTAYADRLAALGDAAWETLHLGPGWTAAAQATEEVRTP